One Dictyostelium discoideum AX4 chromosome 3 chromosome, whole genome shotgun sequence genomic region harbors:
- a CDS encoding regulator of chromosome condensation domain-containing protein (Similar to RCC1): MKNNNNFIYFIFTLFLIINFYHKVNCIVDPTTTTTTTTTTNEDDNEIVYFDDGTEEFEFISETELPIKLNGLKAKDIFANAYHSGIINENDEFYHWGLYSNLVTEVPNKIKINNDKKISNVSLGGNFIILQTKDDNQLYSIGKSKYGVLGIGRSIDDDDDNNNNNEKVYKIEKFNDNIISIVSGYEHSLVVTKDDGIYGWGRNHKNQLGGRERVKDKSSSPSSPSEDEYYSKPIKVLKETDPIFKDFKKICSGSDHNLLLGNDGSLYSWGNGYFGALGHGVGSNDKENIYTPKKITTFTLNNNESRIVDIACGGYHSMFLTNDNEIYTFGYGEFGQLGHGENDTLNHYIPKRIKSTGDNAAGNKIKSIFAGDHANSFYITTDGSVYSWGWNDGGSLGHGTNENHYSPKKIQSLSNIKKITSGFKHTLAQSINNDIYVFGDNTFGQTALKFNYNSNNNNDKNNNNNNNNNNNNNNDKNNNNNNDNNNNNNNNNLNLGTNNDLFEQKDFHKILNLK, translated from the coding sequence atgaaaaacaataataattttatttattttatatttacattgtttttaataattaactTTTATCATAAAGTAAATTGTATAGTAgatccaacaacaacaacaacaacaacaacaacaacaaacgaagatgataatgaaatagtttattttgatgatggtacagaagaatttgaatttataagtGAAACTGAGTTaccaataaaattgaatGGGTTGAAGGCAAAGGATATATTTGCAAATGCCTATCATTCAGGTATAATCAATGAAAACGATGAATTTTATCATTGGGGTTTATATTCGAATTTAGTCACAGAAGTAccaaacaaaattaaaattaataacgaTAAAAAGATTAGTAATGTTTCTTTAGGTGGTAATTTTATCATATTACAAACTAAAGATGATAATCAATTATATTCAATtggtaaatcaaaatatGGAGTATTGGGTATTGGTAGAAGCATTGATGATGACgacgataataataataataatgaaaaggtatataaaattgaaaaattcaatgataatattatatcAATAGTTAGTGGATATGAACATAGTTTAGTTGTAACTAAAGATGATGGTATCTATGGATGGGGTAGAAATCATAAGAATCAATTAGGTGGTAGAGAGAGGGTAAAGgataaatcatcatcaccatcgtCACCATCAGAGGATGAATATTActcaaaaccaattaaagttttaaaagagACCGATCcaatatttaaagattttaaaaagatttgtTCAGGTAGTGACCATAATTTATTGTTGGGTAATGATGGTTCATTGTATAGTTGGGGCAATGGTTATTTTGGTGCATTGGGTCATGGTGTAGGATCGAATGATAAAGAGAATATTTATACACCAAAAAAGATAACAACGTTCAcacttaataataatgagaGCAGAATAGTGGATATAGCATGTGGAGGTTATCATTCAATGTTTTTGaccaatgataatgaaatctACACTTTTGGATACGGCGAATTCGGTCAATTAGGTCATGGCGAGAATGACACTTTGAATCATTACATaccaaaaagaattaaatccACTGGAGATAATGCTGCtggtaataaaattaaatcgaTTTTCGCTGGTGATCATGCAAATTCATTCTATATCACCACCGATGGTTCCGTTTATTCTTGGGGTTGGAATGATGGTGGTTCTTTAGGTCATGGTACAAATGAGAATCATTATTCACCAAAGaaaattcaatcattatcaaatattaaaaaaattacttcAGGTTTTAAACATACATTAGctcaatcaatcaataatGATATTTATGTTTTTGGTGATAATACTTTTGGTCAAACtgctttaaaatttaattataatagtaataataataatgacaaaaataataataataataataataataataataataataataatgacaaaaataataataataataatgataataataataataataataataataatttaaatttaggtaccaataatgatttatttgaacAAAAAGattttcataaaattttaaatttaaaataa